The Gordonia iterans DNA window CTGGTCGAGTAGGCGAGGCGCCAACACCTGCTGGTCGAGTAGGCGAGGCGCCAGCCGAGCCGTATCGAGACCCACCCCCACCACACCACCAGGTCTCGATACGCACGACTCACTCCGCTCGCCGCACTACTCGACCACCACACAAAACCAGCCGCCCACCACCAAACGAGACGCCACCACATGCTGGTCGAGTAGGCGAGGCGCCAGCCGAGCCGTATCGAGACCCACCCCCACCACACCACCAGGTCTCGATACGCACGACTCACTCCGCTCGCCGCACTACTCGACCACCACACAAAACCAGCCGCCCACCACCAAACGAGACGCCACCACATGCTGGTCGAGTAGGCGAGGCGCCAGCCGAGCCGTATCGAGACCCACCCCCACCACACTGCCAGGTCTCGATACGCACGACTCACTCCGCTCGCCGCACTACTCGACCACCACACAGGATCAACCACCGACCACCGCACGGGATCGCTTCCGCCCCCGCGAACGGGATCAGTCGCCGACCACCGCACCGGGCCGTTCCCTCCCCCGCGAGCGGCACCGCCGACCGAAGGGCCGTGACCGATGAGCCTGTTCCGCCGGCCGAACCGGGCGACCTCCGATCGCGAGAGCCGCGTGATCTACCAGATCGCGTCGCTCTGCCTGCAGTACCCGGACGAGACCCTCCTCGCCCAGGCCGGCCTGCTGCACGATGCGCTCGCCGGACAGCCGGACTCGGCGTCGACCCGGGCGCTGACCCGGTTCGCCGGACACTTGGACACCACCGACCCGGACGTCTTGCGAGAAAGCTACGTTCGCGACTTCGACCTGTCCCGGCATCAGACGCTGTACCTGACGTACTGGTCGGACGGGGACACCCGACGGCGAGGCAGCGCCCTCGCCGCCATCAAGCAGACCTATCGCGAATCGGACTTCCTGGTGGACACGCACGGCGAACTCCCCGACTACCTGCCGATGGTCCTCGAGTTCGCCGCGCGCGTGAACCCGGAGACCGGCCGGATGCTGCTCATCGAGCATCGGGCTTCGCTGGAACTGATCCGGATCGCACTGCAGGAGAAGGACTCTCCGTACGCCGATGTGCTGGCAGCCGTCTGTGCGACGTTGCCCGGCGACTCCCCGGCCGACAAGGCCACCGCACAGTCCATGCGAACGAGCTCGCCTGCGGTCGAACGAGTCGGCCTCGAACCCGGCGACCCGCGACTGCTTCCGCTCTTCACGTCGAAG harbors:
- the narJ gene encoding nitrate reductase molybdenum cofactor assembly chaperone, which encodes MSLFRRPNRATSDRESRVIYQIASLCLQYPDETLLAQAGLLHDALAGQPDSASTRALTRFAGHLDTTDPDVLRESYVRDFDLSRHQTLYLTYWSDGDTRRRGSALAAIKQTYRESDFLVDTHGELPDYLPMVLEFAARVNPETGRMLLIEHRASLELIRIALQEKDSPYADVLAAVCATLPGDSPADKATAQSMRTSSPAVERVGLEPGDPRLLPLFTSKEMSMMTGPKRTGAPR